In the Cucurbita pepo subsp. pepo cultivar mu-cu-16 chromosome LG17, ASM280686v2, whole genome shotgun sequence genome, ccttattggcacaccgcccggaatctggctctaataacatttgtaacagttcaagcccaccactagcatatattgtcctctttaggctttccttcCAGGGTTtccctcacggttttaaaacacatgtgctaggaagaggtctccatacccttataaaaatgttttgttcctctctccaattgatgtgtgatctcacaaatGCATTATTGATAGCTCTCTTCTTTAAACCATATGTCATAGAAGCTAACATCAAGTTATTGACATTTTATCTACATGTCTTTCGATAAGACTCGACCGTGACTTCCCTCGTAAAGTGacatttctttaataaaacTGAGTGTTAGCTCTTTCAACCCTTTCACTAAGGTAGCTATCTGCACGAATCCCAAAGTGACATTCATAAtctttaacaatatttttttataattatgtatGTCTTTTTAGGTCGTTGTAGTAAACAcctaacaaataaatattggtATAAGTCAAACTAAATCAACctaatttccaaaattttgtgGTCAATAAGGTtgactttttgtttgtttggttttttagTTAAAGAAAGGGCAATGAAAAGACAAATGAGCTCAGCCTTAACTCTCTTATTTCCCTTTCAAATCTCTGCATGTCCATTACagccaaaaaaatatatatataaaaattaaaaaaaaaaaccgtacattaaaaaaaattgcagcTTGGTCCCCAACATTATCccaatttatcttttattttttgtctttttttaaaattctttatttgaaattttaatatgtttgtatttatatactttttaataaattaatttcccaagttacaaaaaatatatgaataaataatgtcataaagagtaaaaaaaatttcaaacatgcCCTCGAACTTATTGTAATTTAGCTTTATTTAACccaaatatttatgttaattatttcaaatgttAATGAtagtaaaatattgttaaaaatagcccaaatataaattaaatacatgtgctataataatttttatttaattataacataagtttaataaaatatatgaatttcaccaaaaaaaaaaaacaaaaaaaaaaccataatctttttgttgaaaaaaaagaaaaagaaaaatatattattcctTAAGGATAGGTTGCTGATatcaatatattataaataaataaataaataaaaattaaaaatggcaTCGATTTGAAAGGCTTCTAAGCTTCCTtcactttctctttttcttttctttggaaTCTTTAGTGATTCTGCAACTGTTCCAATTACGTACGTATAAGTTTAtacttttatacttttttttttatatattttgggaatattttgaaattatttaatttgaaaaaataattaaaaagtggCTCCAGACATAGTTGAAGAGCCATTTTCTTATGTGGGTTATTTTGGAATTTCATGCTTCAAAACGCCTCATCTTTAAAAAGTAACCTATTTTTCATGCATCAGTTGTTTCGTGTTCTCGAGATAGCGATGGTTCGAGAACTTCGAGTGTTTCGTATTGTAATGTGAGATGGAGATTTGAACAAGTTTAGGATTTAGGGTTACACGAACTTATCTTTATAATCcattcactttttttattacaaataaaatatgggAGTACATGAGTTGGGTCGGGAAATTTTTTAgaccaactcgaaatttcgagttggtcgGGTTGGTGACTTGAATAACTTAAATACCATGCTCTAAATTTTCTTGAACATGCTTGAGTCAGTTTCCCGAGCACAGTCAtctgtttttctgttttttttctcgtGATCATCTCCTTAATTAGTCAAGGTTGGgttcctcccaacaatctttaACAATTCCTTTTTTATCCCCGAAGAACACTAGCATTAGCCAGAACAAGAAGAATATCATCACGAACCTTCGGTTCTCGTCAATTCATTTTGATCATCTCCTCGCTTGAAAATGTTCTCAAACATAAACTAAAAGTTTCTATTGATTCACGGTTCGACCAGACGTTCTCTTCGTCTTCGACTTTATTAGACAAGCAAGGCAGCCCAAAGAGTAAATCAAGGAATTGGTTACGTCGTTATTATAAGATTGATGAACAAAAAAGTAAAGAGGACGAGGATGATGATGACGATGGTGAGACGGGAGAACCCGACAGACGACaacatgattattttttaaacaaatcatAACATACGTCGTACTAAGTTCATTTCTCTTAAAAAGTGGACAAATATTGTCGGTGCCAGTCAACCCATCTGAATTATTTACCATaacatacaaaatttatgagtatttttattaataagaTGAACCCGAGAATGATTAAGTTAcattgaagtaaaaaaaaaaactctatgCCATTTTGGGCGGATGCCTAAGGTAACTCTTGGCTATGTTAAAGTTACATTTATAGATATAACTTAAACCCACAAAGCACCAGCCCTTCTAAGCATGGGGATCAAGTTCCGCTTAAGATGAAGGCTCATCACTTCATTCGCGCCACCGATCAGTTGATCGCCGATGAACACTGCAGGCACGGCAGGACTGCAACCGATCCGAATGAGAGCTTGCTCGATTTCTTGCCCTCCCGGGAGCTCATCGAGCTCGTACACCGTCGGGTTAACTCCAAAGTCGCACAAGAGTGATTTGACCGTGTGGCTCATACAACAACTGTTCTTGCTGAACACCACGACAGGCCTGTCTGACACCAACTTGTTCACGGTCTCCATTGCTAACTCAAAAACAATCTCGAAAATGGGATTACAAACCAATATCGAACGAGAAATGGCTTAAAGGCAATcacggaagaagaagaagaaaaagttggTGAGAAATGAAGTGGCTAAAAGGGATATTTATAAGGGAACTGTGAGGGACCTGGAGACTTGTAACCATGTTGGGATTGAAAATGCTTACACCTTCGAATATTTGCATAAATGTAAAGAATAAACTAAGAGAGACGTGTCCTTTGTACGGTTTTCATTAAGTACTTCTAACTTCCTTTTACAATCAGatcaaatttcctttttctcccaTCTTTTTCACCatccaaatcaatttattctctcctttctcctttttctaaCCCGAGTATAGCGATTCAGGAGTAAGTCCGtctatatgaaatatgaatgctcgtCAAATTTGGCGTCAATCAAACACTGGACGGACGCTCCACAACATCGTGTGACTGTTCGCCAAAACGACATCTACCCAAGAAGCATTAAAAATATCGTACTACAGGGAGAAGCAAGGTGTCAGCTCTCCACCACTCTTGAGCTCTGTGACCTAAGCAAGCTACTCTATGACACATGCGTGTGTCACAATGAGGGCGAGTATTATAAGATGAGTGTCTCGAGCGACTTCCTTTGTAATGGGTTTTTCAATGATAGTACTGAGTGGCATAGGTGTGTCTGTATTGCACCCTAACCCAAGTGTTAAATGTTGGATTATGCACTCGCTATCTGGTAAGGTATGTGTAAATAACATGACATGGACATGGAAAGGCCAATGCATCGATAGATCCTGAAGGGatagatgtttgagatgtcccAATGTTACGAACGACAGGTGAGTCTGTTTTCGATGACATGACCGAGTGAGCTGCGATGGTCGTGTGTTACAAAATTATTGCGAAAagcttatttttattttaaaaaatgtgtttgATTATGGTtgatttatgtatttatatatatgtcgTCAAAATTCGgttacttttaatatataatttggaATGAAATCAAGCTTTATTAGATTTGGGAATTCCGTTCCtaggttttgattttgatttcccAAATTAGACACCCACATccataaagaacaaagaatcCAATTAACTATTAACAaaaccattattattattattttataagtcAATTctacaatatatataaattttattttttattttttaaaattctattttcttttataaagaaagatTTTGCTGCTATCCCTATCTTGGAGGCATCTATTGAGCTGGAGAAAGTATTTGGATTTAtccatttataaaatatcccttttttttctttttctttttcttttttttttatttttatttaattttatttaattttttggattCGCATCCAATTGAAGAacattgtccttttttttcttcctttttcatttgcCCCCAAAGAATTCTCTAGACCCTTCAATTCTTAGCCCTTACGATTAACACCATCAAATGaccaaattttttatgttattctCCTACTACATTTACATTTAATAATCTAACTAATAGAGTTTGACAGACGGGCCAAATTTTAGTGCATTATTGATAGCTCCCGACATTTTATCTACATGTCTAAAACACCTAGAAATAAGGGATTTATTTGTTCAAGATGAACTCGCAAAGACTCGACCCAATGACTTCTCTTTAACGCTTTCGATACGAGAGCTATCTGTATGTGTCCCAAAGTGACATCCATAGCCTTTAGTGACATTGGCATAATTTCTTATAGTAACGTTATCTATAATGTCTTCCCTAATTGACCTAAATCGACATAATTTCAAAAGGTCAATAAAAGGTTGacttttttgttgtgtttttttaggttaaagaaAGGACAAATTAGCTGAGCCTTAACTCGCTTTCAAATCTCTGCATGTCCATTGCTGCCACCcaaaagtagagagagaaacaaaaaaaaaggagccgtacatttatttatttatttattatttgaaatttaaatatatttgtacttatatattgaaaaaaatattattaaaaagagcccaaattataaattaaatgcatgtgctataacttttatttaattatgatataagtttaataaatataagtaTAAAActcataatatattataaataaatttaaatttaaataaataaatggcaTCGACATGAAAGGCTTCTTCActttctcattcttttttttttttttcctttggaaTCTTTGATAAGTTGGTGATACTGTGTGCAACTTTCCAACTACGTACGTATATTGTAATTTATaccaatattcttttttatattttctcgaatattatttaattagaaaaaatatttaaaaagtggCTCAAGATATAGTCGAAGAGCCATCGTGAAAGGGTTACTTTTGAACTTCATGCTTCAATACGCCTCATCCTTAAAAGGTAACCTATTTTTCATGCATGGATAGTTACGTGTCGTCCAACGCTAATTCGAGAATTTAGAGAATATTTAGCATTGCAACGGGTATTGGATGAGATGGAGATTTGGTAAATTCCCATTGGTTATCGATGTCTCGACCAATAAATTATACTCATGTTGATTGAGTTTCTATAACCTGAAATTGAAAATCCCGAGACTATGTCAGTTCTAATTACTGCggatttgttaaaaaaaaaaattaattaaattatattttatgaattaattcTACTTTATTAGTGGaataaaaattgatggaaGTGGGCATCTTGTAATGATAATCACCGGTTGGAATTGCTCCCTcaatccatatatatatatatcaacaaGTAATATATGCAACAAATGTGGGGTATTAGCCTTATTGCAAGAATAttactaaataattttaaatatgtcccattttcttttaatttcctttatattatgtaatttttttaaaaaataattactttaatttcaaaCTTGATCTCGGTCTAACGataattaacatatatttttttctgttcCAATCCTCATCTCCACATTTAGCGTCAAAAACGGgcaaaattctaatttttcaaatttacgaggaccaaatttgtaatttaaccaaaattttaaattactatatttaattttaaatacaataaatttacaaTGGAATAAAAATAGTTAGGTTATGATTTTTCCCccacaataatttttattttcctccaaaaattgaataattataaaattttaattttcttataatatcAACTTTTGTTTGAAGGGACCTAAAAAAGTTTGATTCTTAATCcctttttctccttcctttATCTATATCTACACTAAGCATAGTGTATGTGATGCAAAATCTTGGGGTGGCTGATGACGTGTCACATTTCGATCATCTCATCTTATGATATATTCGACCAAAAATTTTGACATTCCTAGCTACTATATGATCGGtcttttcaaattgatttatcTCACACGAAAATAATTGTTAGAAGTTATCGTTTCATGATTCCATTCGTAAATTTGATACTCGTAACCTAATATATAAAGGCAACAGTAGCAAGAGTTTAACGGTTAGGTTGTTTTTGTTCCTGTAATAGATTTGAAGAGGTCgaagattcttaatcttttttcttcttccgaTATTCTCTCGAATAATATACGTATAAGTAGTTTTAGAAGACTCGCTTTCGTTCATCGAGCTAATGAGACCTGAGATTCCCACGAAACTTCTTGCAGTTTGCTGACAACGTACATGTCACTCATATAATGATTAAACAGTGATGaccaaaaattattatcactCATACGCGGACTGTTATAAAGTGGGGATACGGACAcaaactgtgagatcccacactaattagagaggagaatgaagtattctttataaagatgtgaaaacctctcctagcatacacattttaataccgtgaggctgacggtaatacataacaagccaaagtggacaatttctactagcggtgggcttgagctgttacaaatggtatcatagcccgacactgggcagtgtgctagcgaggatgctggaaccacaaagggatggattgtcaaatctcacattggttggagaggggaaggaaacattccttagaagggtgtagaaacctctcttaacagacatgttttaaaactatgagactaacggcgatacgtaatgggtcaaagttgacaatatctactagcggtgggcttgagctgttctgttaccaatggtatcagagccagacactgggcagtgtgccagtgagggaCCACAAAGGgacggattgtgagatttcacatttgttggagaggggaaggaaacattccttagaagggggtggaaacctctcctaacagacatgttttaaaaccgtgagactgatgacgatacgtagcgggtcaaagcggacaatatctactagcagtgggcttgagctgttacactaCTCACTCGGATGCTATGTTGAACAGTTTACGAGCATATCTTCCTTTACggttttaatttcattttttattaatgattccctaaaaaagaaaggaaaaaccaaaaagggTTGGGAtgcaaatattaaaatgaaatatctttaattcttttcaatgatatcattaattaatttactaacctttttattatatactttgAAGCTTGGCTTTAGCTCCTCCTTTCCTATATAAATACACACCAATCCCTTTCAGCTACTACAAACCTAGCTAACATTCAAGTTCATCTCTTTGTCGTTTctaagctttaaaaaaatggacgTAGTAGCAAAGATGGCCGGGAAGAAAGCCGTAGTGATCTTTAGCAAGAGCACGTGTTGCATGTGTCACGCAATCGAGAGGCTATTTTACGAGCAAGGAGCGAGCCCGGAGATTCACGAGCTCGATCGGGAGTTAAGAGGGAAGGAAATGGAGATGGCTCTCTCGAGGTTGGGTTGCAGCCCCGCCGTGCCCGTGGTGTTCATCGGCGGAAAGTTCATCGGCTCCGCCAACACCGTGATGACGCTTCATCTCAATGGCTCCCTAAAAAAATTGCTAAAGGAAGCTGGAGCTATATGGCTTTGATGTTTCTTAGTTTCCTTTTGTGTTGTAAATATGCAATGTAACGGTCAAAATAAGTAATGGAAATGATAACTTATGAAATTTCCCATTTTTCAGTTTCGTCCTTTAACTTCAATGTATTTACATATTTTCCCCTGTTTTTTTCCCAACATTTTGGCAAAGCTTTATACAGACATGGAATGTTGTTAAcctttttaggttaaaaaaaacattacttACCAAAAGATAaggtttttttataatatacttTTACATCAATCaagtattttattaaacaatcttaaattatttagaaaaatatattataatatttaaataatcttaccaaattaaaaaaatttaaatttaaatcatcatcttttaactttttgtcCGAGATGTCATTTAGCTCGAGAGCCAAAATCCTGGACCCGACACAAATGGGTTAgagaatttttgtttaaacgGAGAATGGAATAGAGAGTGGCTCAAACAGGATAGAGGACAGTAGACCCTATCCATAGTGGACGTGTTGTataattgtgaggctgacgacaatacatatcgtgccaaaacagacaatacttgctagcagtgaactttggctgttacaaatgatataagagccaaacaccgagcggtgtaccagcgaggacgttgggtccccaaggggagtggattgtgatatcccacatcggttggagagagaaacgtatggaaacctctccctaatagacacgttttaaaaacgtgagGCTGATAGCAATACATAACaagctaaaacggacaatatctaatagcaGTGGGCACTGTTACAATATCTTTATTTTGCCACCACttcaaatgaaattgaaattcatcacaaatgattacaaaattaaaatctcattAGCATAAGTGAATAAGTGAGGGAGCTGATTTCGATCTAGAACTTCAATTATTATCCAATCTGTTTGCGATACATGAGTAGAATAACGAGCTAATAGAAAAAGGGGAATAAGTTAAGAAagaataacttttaaaaaaaaaaaacgtctcTAACTTTTCTATTTGTGTTAGTGAAGCATAAGtcgagtatttttaaatgcCGACCTACCCGAATCTTAAAAGTAGCGGAAAAACACAACGTGACTAACATAAGATTAGAGCTAGAGCTAGAGCCAAAGCAGAGCATCGTGTGAATAGCATCACCCGAAACGTGTGTTGGTGTGTCGGGGCTGAAAAGACTTAACATTGTATATATTATTCTCAAATGTGTCATTTCATGTGAAAATGAATGCTAAGAATTCTATTCTCCATAGCTTTTTTATTAGTGTCTTGCTTGATTCTCCATCGTGCCATGGGGCTTTGGTTTCCATAGAAATTGCGGCAAACACGCAGACagtatatataatatgatgcAATTTCGgctttaaaaaatgagaaattttagtGTCAACTTACTTAATTCACCCAAAATATTctcaacaaattttaaaaaaaaaaattttgttaatataatttcactaaaaattttaaaatgttagtGTGATATCACTGGGGAagaggggtgtggaaacttcttcctaacagacgcattttaaaatcgtgaaattgatggcgatatgtaatgggtcaaagaGAGCAGCATCGGTTAGcgatgagcttgagttgttacaaatgatatcaaagccagacatcgagtAATGTGTATCTACTAACGGTAGGGTTGGGCtgtaacaaatggtatccAGAGTCAAGTTTCAGCAGTATGCCAGCGAAGATGAAGTGGGTAAACTTCTGTTTGttaaacgcattttaaaatcataaaattgaCTGTGATACCTAACAAGTCAAAAAGAGACACTACtgtattaaaaagaaaaacatttttttacaaataaaaag is a window encoding:
- the LOC111779184 gene encoding monothiol glutaredoxin-S2-like, whose amino-acid sequence is METVNKLVSDRPVVVFSKNSCCMSHTVKSLLCDFGVNPTVYELDELPGGQEIEQALIRIGCSPAVPAVFIGDQLIGGANEVMSLHLKRNLIPMLRRAGALWV
- the LOC111779201 gene encoding monothiol glutaredoxin-S10-like, with amino-acid sequence MDVVAKMAGKKAVVIFSKSTCCMCHAIERLFYEQGASPEIHELDRELRGKEMEMALSRLGCSPAVPVVFIGGKFIGSANTVMTLHLNGSLKKLLKEAGAIWL